One genomic region from Panthera tigris isolate Pti1 chromosome D1, P.tigris_Pti1_mat1.1, whole genome shotgun sequence encodes:
- the VPS37C gene encoding vacuolar protein sorting-associated protein 37C, protein METLKGKTLEELEEMQNDPEAIDRLALESPEVQDLQLEREMALATNRSLAERNLEFQGPLEISRSNLSDKYQELRKLVERCQEQKAKLEKFASALKPETLLDLLQIEGMKIEEESEAMAEKFLEGEVPLETFLENFSSMRMLSHLRRVRVEKLQDVMRKPRVSQEPAGDAPPPRPPPPPRPAPPATPPVAEEPPPPPAAVPPYPLPYSPSPGMPVGPTAQGALQPAPFPVVSQPSFSYSGPLGPPYPSAQPGPRAAAGYPWSPQRSTPPRPGYPAAPTGASGPGYPLAGSRAPSPGYPQQAPYLSTGGKPPYPTQPQLPIFPGQPQPSGVPQPPYPPGPAPPYGFPAPQGPSWPGY, encoded by the exons ATGGAGACACTAAAAGGCAAGACCTTGGAGGAGCTGGAGGAAATGCAGAACGACCCGGAGGCCATTGACCGGCTGGCCCTGGAGTCCCCTGAG GTCCAGGATCTGCAGCTGGAACGAGAGATGGCTCTGGCCACCAACCGCAGCCTGGCTGAGCGGAACCTGGAGTTTCAAGGTCCCCTGGAGATCAGCCGCTCAAACCTCTCGGACAAGTACCAGGAGCTGCGGAAGCTCGTGGAGCGGTGCCAGGAGCAGAAGGCGAAGCTGG AGAAGTTTGCTTCAGCACTGAAGCCAGAGACCTTGTTAGACCTTCTGCAGATCGAAGGCATGAAGATTGAAGAAGAGTCTGAG GCCATGGCCGAGAAGTTCCTGGAGGGCGAGGTGCCCTTGGAAACGTTTCTGGAGAACTTCTCCTCCATGAGGATGCTGTCTCACCTGCGCAGGGTGCGCGTGGAGAAGCTTCAGGATGTGATGAGGAAGCCCAGAGTTTCCCAGGAGCCGGCTGGTGATGCCCCTCctccgcgccccccgcccccgcctcgccCGGCCCCCCCGGCGACACCCCCTGTGGCCGAAGAGCCGCCCCCGCCACCGGCGGCTGTGCCTCCCTACCCTTTGCCCTACAGCCCGTCTCCTGGCATGCCCGTGGGCCCCACCGCCCAAGGCGCGCTCCAGCCGGCCCCCTTCCCCGTGGTGTCCCAGCCCTCCTTTTCCTACAGTGGGCCTCTGGGCCCCCCTTACCCGTCAGCCCAGCCGGGACCCCGGGCTGCCGCGGGCTACCCCTGGTCCCCACAAAGGAGCACGCCCCCCCGGCCAGGCTATCCCGCGGCCCCCACTGGTGCCTCTGGCCCCGGATACCCCTTGGCGGGGAGCCGGGCCCCCAGCCCTGGCTATCCTCAACAGGCCCCTTACCTCTCGACTGGAGGAAAACCTCCTTACCCGACACAGCCCCAGCTCCCCATCTTCCCaggccagccccagccctcagGCGTCCCCCAGCCGCCCTACCCTCCCGGGCCTGCCCCTCCCTATGGGTTTCCGGCACCTCAGGGGCCCTCCTGGCCCGGGTATTAG